The following nucleotide sequence is from Mytilus trossulus isolate FHL-02 chromosome 9, PNRI_Mtr1.1.1.hap1, whole genome shotgun sequence.
CCTGTACACAAATTATAAGCCAGAATGTTATTGCTTTCGTTCTTTGCTTTGTATTGTGTCTATTAAacgttttgtacataaattaatgACGTACCATGTCATTTCGAACTCTTTTTAGGTTGTAATGTGGTAtgaatttttcaatgaaaaatactGAAAGGTTGATGTTTATTATTAGTagcaaaaaaattgtcaaattaatCTTTTCAATTTATCCACAAGTCAATAAAGCAACAAATCGACCAATACACTCAACGACCGACCAAACCTTTCATACTAAGAAGTTAAATTGTCACTTGATATTATGACATTATAACCAACATAACAAGCAATCCTCCCAAATATCATGTTTTACTTAGAAAATATAGGAAATGTATCAATcgtttttaaatacatttgttgtaatatatgttatttagttGTTGTAAGATATGTTATTTAAGTACAAATTGTTGTAAGATATCTTATTCAAGTACAAATTGATGTCAACATAATGTCCTATAACATGTTGAAGCAtattaatgttttcatttattatacGTTTTGCTTTTTAAGGATTAAACGCAGTTCAcatcttttccttttttaaattttacatatagCACGCTAACAGTTCATTTGCCAGAAGTTCTGATATCATTTggattaaataaaacataatctgtcgcatgcaactttaaaaaaaaaaaagcattttcggAGTTCcatttcatgtatttaaaaaaagagacgTGGTGTTATTGCTAAAGACCAACATATCAACcagttaatttttttgaattagTTTATATTAGCAATCATGTGTCACAACAAAACAGCAAACATCGATATCTTCTTTTAACATGATTAATTAATGTATAATAATGTTGTTATCAGATATATCTATAATCACGAAGGTACaaacttttacaaatggcttatTTCGCAGgactttgttttattaattctatataatttctctaattatttatttctaaatgtttCCTTGTAGTGTCGTGATATATATGGCATCCTTCTCCAACAGTTGTGGTGTGTGTGATCTCCGACACATTACCAAACCATCCGTAGTCTGGTGTACGGAATGTGACGAAGGACTTTGTAAAGACTGTCAGGAACACCATAGTTTGTCCAAGTCATCAAGAAACCACAAAACCATTGGAATTGAGGAATACCAGAAATTACCTAGTGATGTACTAAGGATCACTCAAAATTGTGATAAACACcaagaaaagtttataatttattgccGGATTCATGAAAGTCCTTGCTGTGGAAAATGTGTAATTGAAAGCCACAAAGAATGCCGGGATATCGAAAATTTAGATGACGtcattaaaaatgtcaaaacctCAAATGCTGTATACGAGATCGAGGAAACATTGATTGAAGTAGCCGAAAACTTACAGAAAATCCGTcaacaccaacaaaaaaatCTGTCGACATTGaaagagaaaagaaaagaaattgagAAAGATATTCGAAAGACAAGAGCAACGATCAATAACCATCTAGACAAACTACAGGAAGATTTATTGAAACAACTTTATGCCGTTGAAGAAAAAGAGAACTCGAAAATTCGTCAGTTGATGGCTGCattagaaaagaaagaaaaagaaatatcagATAAACAGAGAAAAATTGTTAACATAAAACAACACGCAACGGAACTTCAACTGTTTCTTTCAATTAAGCAAGTCGAAGATGACATATCTAGCAAAGATGATATTCTGATCTCACTACTCCAAGAAGACAATTTAAAGAATCATTCTCTAAAATACAAACTCAACACTGCTTTTCAGAACATCTTGACCGATATCAAAAGTTTTGGAGATATCCACATTGAAGCAAAACCATGCGAAATTGTTCTTACGTGGAGGAAGACCAGACAAGCACAGATAATTGTACCAGTAGTTCAAACAAGATccattgaaaatatcaaactgAAACtgaacaatacaataaaaaatataggaaatCGCATTTTTGGCTGCTGCTCGCTACCAGATGGTAGGATGGCGTTCACTTACTACTACGAATATGCAGTAAAAGTATTCAGCGATTCAGGATTTAAAGTCTTCGAGGTCAAGACGCCATGCAACGCGTTTGATGTAGTGTATATCAGTGATAACAATGCATTAGCTGTTACATCTGGTGGTACACCGAAGAAATGTATTACCATTATAGACTTGGAGaagaaagtaataaaaaaaacaattacactCGATTCGTATAATTATGGAATAGCACTAAATGATAATCGATTAATTTGTTCTGGTTTAGACAAAGGGATACACATGATCAATCCATGTGACGAGTCTACAAGTATCATAGTCAGAGAAAAAATGCCAAGTGGCTGTTACATTGCAACTTTTGGAAAccaaatatatcaaacaaacCGTCTGGTTCATACCGTTACTTGTTATAATCAGCAAGGTAAACCGCTATGGACTTTCCAAAACGAAAGAATTCTGAATTCTCCCCTAGGTATTGATGTAGATACGAATGGTAATGTGTATGTTGCTGGATTTGAATCGAAAAATGTTGTAGTTATCTCCCCTGACGGACAACAACATAGAGAATTATTGGGAACAAGTGATGGTCTGTCAAAACCGTTGTCActttgttataacaaatcaaagaatCAGTTGCTCGTTTCTAACTATGAAATCAAGGCTcaattgtttgattttgtttgaaacTATTACTGGAATATTGCTTCTTTCATTAATGTATTCTTCTCATTGTAGATATTCGTGTCGATCATTTTTCCTCGAAGTGCAGTTTTTTTTAgtggttttactttttacgtttgaatttataaattttgtgatGATTTGAAAACAAGATAACTCAGTTGAAATTAGATAATGTATATGTTCATATCCCCAGCTATGACAGTTACACATTGTTATCATTGGTATCGCATTTTGTAAATGTATGTCCATCTGTCAACAATTACTTATCATGCATTCATAGAATCCCGGGAAAAAACCTGCACTACTATTGCAAATGTTACATTTACGtatattttaatacttattCGTGTTTGTTACAAATTTCAATTATCAACATGCATGGTAAAGACAATTATACATACAGTATGAACATTAACCTAAAAATTTAGACAACCGTCTATAGTACATGTAGAtatgaattgaataaaaaaaacaaaaaaaacttaaatgtacATTTGTCCATATGGTTCATAACTGtttcttttttctcgtttttgaatatagattagactgttggtttcccgtttgaaaggttttacattagtaataCGCTGGAGATCTTCATAATTTGCTGTTTgatgtgagtcaaggctccgtgttgaagtaAATAGACCTTTAATtggttacttttataaattgtgacttggatagacggttgtctcattagcactcaaaccacttcttcctatatatatatctatgtattGAAACATCACTCACACTTAAAATAACTCAAAAGATATATGGAAAGCcaattgtatttgaataaaGATATCACGAGTTAATGTCCAAGATATTCATAGGTTGAATTGATATAGTTAGTATGATACAAAATTACGACACTGAAATTGGAATGTAAAATTTACTTAATTTAAGTAATTATACGGAATCGTAAATGTGACACGAAATATCGAACGGGATACTTACTTTATTAAAGATAATCTCTTCTACATAAATTGTGTATCGTTTTAACTAAATAATAGGGTTTTtcgatgtacatgtatataatatactGAAAGTCGTTGGCTAAAATATCGTCTTTCAGCCATCATGCTTTTCTGCGGAGTTAGCAATGCAGGACCCTTAACAAAACGTACTGAACGGCTTGAGTTATGTAAAGAATGATAACATGGGACATAAATTATAGACAGGTACCAACAAAAAGtactttatcctgcaattgggtgctctactatacagatacaacCCTACAtatatcgctatgctgtatctgtatactatacagatattgCTTTCaagctccgcccactgccggactgagtattgtttgAACCTGCGTGACCTCAATCGCATTCCAATGACGTATTAATTGCGAATTAATGATTTCTATTATACgttctttttgttttcaaacatttctttatagcaaaaataatcaaattttttCATATTACATACACATTTGAACGACAATCTTTTCCACGATGACAACTATCGATTTCAAATCTTGAATGCGTATGATTGTGTAACAAACaaaccatgtcaatttcaacATGCATGTTTGGTGAATGTCGagtctgaagcgtaggacaactcgtacactcctgtttcaaattggacattgttttgttatttgtttttactgttgaatttagttgttatgttaaaaaagataattattcACCCTGAGCGATAaattattgttgaccattcgagattcttttttGCGAACCCGTCTTCAACTGAATGTGTGATTACTGTATCGTATTACTGCACGCGCCTCAAGGGAttttaaatcgaaaataaatgcaaaacatgCGTTTTTATGTCTTTCAACACACAAataatatacagaattaattgcaaaaaaataaataacttaagtgtcttaaaatatcagctgtatctgaactcggctcgaaacagctGTAATTGCTCGCcaaaagctcgcatacacctggtttcctagcctcgtacaaaaacagctgatatttaaagacacttaaTAGTAATGGTCTATGAATTATTGTTATACGTTTTGACAGTCTCTCATAAAGATACATTGCCTAAAAAAATATGGCAGCCTGCAACCCTTTCTTCCCCTGAAAAAGTACTtttacatcacaacatataatcACAGTGTATGTAATAATCAGGTGAACGGAGTTTTCTTTCCAATATCAACATAAGGCAGAAAGACACAAAGTATTGATCTAGGTACACATGTAATAAATTTAGTGTAAATATATCATAacagatttacaaaaaaaaatataccttcgtCACGTTCGTAATCACTTTGTCAATTTAATTGCgtataaatgtacatttgaCTTGTGCAAGTTCTTTTGATAATGAGAACAAGTTCAAATGAGTGGATATTAGCAAACGTAGCCAACATTAAACTCaagaatgaaaataagaaacagaATACTGCTGTATAATCAGGTTAAAAAGGTCATGAAAACAatgtggaaattttcaaaagtgaaaACTAAGATACTTAGTAACCCAGACATATGGAAGTCTATAAAAGCACTCGAGATGTGtatgaataattgaaaaaaaactgcCACGTTCCAGACTTGGTACAGATATTTTTCGAATACAATTGTGTGTCAAAAACCTATAAAAGTGAATGATCAAATTTCGTTCTTGAAGTCTTAGTGGTAAAATTCAGTATAtgtaatattctttttttttgtttttttcagtttaaaggACAACCTTTGATATCTATAATTCAAGAGACACTGtttcaaatcatatttttattttgatatcagCACATGGTAAACTCCTAGACGTCCCCTAGTGTTTCTGATGCATCAAGATACCTGTCTCTTCTACCTATAACTCGCATCGCATTTTATactaaataatattaaaaacatcaaatatccgaaatgaagatttttttccGGGATATGTTCAATGTAAGGAAGTTTAATACAACCATAATcgaaaaacaatgaacaaaatcgATCATGTtggttactgatatttatgttttcaattgttgaagtttgataaaaaatgtttctctttatctaaggtaaaaaaaaatcctttgaaaGTGTTTAGTGATACGTATCAGATCAGCAGAGGTGGTTCACACTTCACACTGCTGATACTGAACTGGTTGCAACTCTCATACCAAaaatatgttgtactgttaaaaCAATTCAGCGAAGCATTCTGAAGCACACATCACGTCTTTTT
It contains:
- the LOC134683189 gene encoding uncharacterized protein LOC134683189, which produces MASFSNSCGVCDLRHITKPSVVWCTECDEGLCKDCQEHHSLSKSSRNHKTIGIEEYQKLPSDVLRITQNCDKHQEKFIIYCRIHESPCCGKCVIESHKECRDIENLDDVIKNVKTSNAVYEIEETLIEVAENLQKIRQHQQKNLSTLKEKRKEIEKDIRKTRATINNHLDKLQEDLLKQLYAVEEKENSKIRQLMAALEKKEKEISDKQRKIVNIKQHATELQLFLSIKQVEDDISSKDDILISLLQEDNLKNHSLKYKLNTAFQNILTDIKSFGDIHIEAKPCEIVLTWRKTRQAQIIVPVVQTRSIENIKLKLNNTIKNIGNRIFGCCSLPDGRMAFTYYYEYAVKVFSDSGFKVFEVKTPCNAFDVVYISDNNALAVTSGGTPKKCITIIDLEKKVIKKTITLDSYNYGIALNDNRLICSGLDKGIHMINPCDESTSIIVREKMPSGCYIATFGNQIYQTNRLVHTVTCYNQQGKPLWTFQNERILNSPLGIDVDTNGNVYVAGFESKNVVVISPDGQQHRELLGTSDGLSKPLSLCYNKSKNQLLVSNYEIKAQLFDFV